A window of Peromyscus eremicus chromosome 7, PerEre_H2_v1, whole genome shotgun sequence contains these coding sequences:
- the Mtmr2 gene encoding myotubularin-related protein 2 isoform X4: protein MEEPTLLPGENIKDMAKDVTYICPFTGAVRGTLTVTNYRLYFKSMERDPPFVLDASLGVISRVEKIGGASSRGENSYGLETVCKDIRNLRFAHKPEGRTRRSIFENLMKYAFPVSNGLPLFAFEYKEVFPENGWKLYDPLLEYRRQGIPNESWRITKINERYELCDTYPALLVVPANIPDEELKRVASFRSRGRIPVLSWIHPESQATVTRCSQPMVGVSGKRSKEDEKYLQAIMDSNAQSHKMFIFDARPSVNAVANKAKGGGYESEDAYQNAELVFLDIHNIHVMRESLRKLKEIVYPNIEETHWLSNLESTHWLEHIKLILAGALRIADKVESGKTSVVVHCSDGWDRTAQLTSLAMLMLDGYYRTIRGFEVLVEKEWLSFGHRFQLRVGHGDKNHADADRSPVFLQFIDCVWQMTRQFPTAFEFNEYFLITILDHLYSCLFGTFLCNSEQQRGKENLPKRTVSLWSYINSQLEDFTNPLYGSYSNHVLYPVASMRHLELWVGYYIRWNPRMKPQEPIHNRYKELLAKRAELQRKVEELQREISNRSTSSSERASSPAQCVTPVQTVV from the exons ATGGAGGAACCAACCCTGCTTCCAGGAGAAAACATTAAAGACATGG CCAAAGATGTGACTTACATATGTCCCTTCACTGGTGCTGTACGAGGAACGTTGACGGTCACAAATTACAGATTATATTTCAAGAGCATGGAACGG GACCCCCCATTTGTTCTAGATGCTTCTCTTGGAGTGATAAGTAGAGTAGAAAAAATTGGTGGTGCATCTAGCCGAGGAGAAAACTCTTATGGCCTGGAGACTGTGTGCAAG GATATCAGGAATTTACGATTTGCTCATAAACCAGAGGGGCGAACAAGAAGATCCATATTTGAGAATCTAATGAAATATGCATTTCCTGTGTCTAATGGCTTG CCTCTTTTTGCTTTTGAGTATAAAGAAGTATTCCCTGAAAATGGGTGGAAACTGTATGACCCCCTTCTAGAATATAGAAGACAG GGAATTCCAAATGAAAGTTGGAGAATAACAAAGATAAATGAACGCTATGAACTTTGTGACACGTACCCTGCCCTCTTGGTTGTGCCTGCAAACATCCCTGATGAGGAGCTAAAGAGAGTGGCGTCTTTCAGGTCCCGGGGCCGGATCCCA GTTTTATCATGGATTCATCCTGAGAGTCAAGCCACAGTCACTCGCTGCAGCCAGCCCATGGTGGGGGTGAGTGGCAAGCGCAGCAAAGAGGACGAGAAGTACCTGCAGGCCATCATGGACTCCAATGCCCAGTCTCACAAAATGTTCATATTTGATGCTCGGCCAAGTGTCAATGCTGTTGCCAATAAG GCAAAGGGGGGAGGTTATGAAAGTGAAGATGCCTATCAAAATGCAGAACTCGTTTTTCTGGATATTCACAATATTCATGTTATGAGAGAATCATTACGAAAGCTTAAGGAGATTGTGTACCCCAACATTGAGGAAACTCACTGGTTGTCTAATTTGGAATCTACACACTGGCTGGAACACATTAAG CTCATTCTCGCAGGGGCTCTTAGGATTGCTGACAAGGTAGAGTCAGGGAAGACGTCCGTGGTGGTGCACTGCAGTGATGGCTGGGATCGCACAGCTCAGCTCACTTCCCTGGCCATGCTCATGTTGGATGGATACTACCGAACCATTCGAGGATTTGAAGTTCTGGTGGAGAAAGAGTGGCTAAGCTTTGGACATCGATTCCAGCTA AGAGTCGGCCATGGAGATAAGAACCATGCAGACGCAGACAGATCACCTGTTTTCCTTCAGTTTATTGACTGTGTCTGGCAGATGACAAGACAG TTCCCTACTGCATTTGAATTCAATGAATATTTCCTCATTACCATCCTGGACCACTTGTACAGCTGTTTATTTGGGACATTCCTCTGTAACAGCGAACAGCAGAGGGGGAAAGAG AATCTTCCTAAGAGGACAGTGTCATTGTGGTCCTACATAAACAGCCAGCTGGAAGATTTCACTAATCCTCTCTATGGGAGCTACTCCAATCATGTCCTTTACCCAGTAGCCAGCATGCGCCACCTAGAACTCTGGGTGGGATATTACATAAGGTGGAACCCCCGGATGAAACCACAG GAACCTATCCACAACAGATACAAAGAACTTCTTGCCAAAAGAGCAGAGCTTCAGAGAAAAGTAGAGGAACTTCAGAGAGAAATTTCCAACCGCTCAACCTCCTCTTCAGagagagccagctctcctgcacaGTGTGTGACTCCTGTCCAAACTGTTGTATGA
- the Mtmr2 gene encoding myotubularin-related protein 2 isoform X2, protein MEKSSSCESLGAQPPAARPPSEDSLSSASTSQSENSVHTKSASAVSSDSISTSADNFSPDLRVLRESNKLAEMEEPTLLPGENIKDMAKDVTYICPFTGAVRGTLTVTNYRLYFKSMERDPPFVLDASLGVISRVEKIGGASSRGENSYGLETVCKDIRNLRFAHKPEGRTRRSIFENLMKYAFPVSNGLPLFAFEYKEVFPENGWKLYDPLLEYRRQGIPNESWRITKINERYELCDTYPALLVVPANIPDEELKRVASFRSRGRIPVLSWIHPESQATVTRCSQPMVGVSGKRSKEDEKYLQAIMDSNAQSHKMFIFDARPSVNAVANKAKGGGYESEDAYQNAELVFLDIHNIHVMRESLRKLKEIVYPNIEETHWLSNLESTHWLEHIKLILAGALRIADKVESGKTSVVVHCSDGWDRTAQLTSLAMLMLDGYYRTIRGFEVLVEKEWLSFGHRFQLRVGHGDKNHADADRSPVFLQFIDCVWQMTRQFPTAFEFNEYFLITILDHLYSCLFGTFLCNSEQQRGKEEPIHNRYKELLAKRAELQRKVEELQREISNRSTSSSERASSPAQCVTPVQTVV, encoded by the exons TGCCTCCACTTCTCAGTCAGAGAACTCGGTGCACACGAAATCAGCGTCTGCCGTGTCTTCAGATTCCATTTCAACTTCTGCAGACAACTTTTCTCCCGATTTGAGG GTCCTGAGGGAGTCAAACAAATTAGCAGAAATGGAGGAACCAACCCTGCTTCCAGGAGAAAACATTAAAGACATGG CCAAAGATGTGACTTACATATGTCCCTTCACTGGTGCTGTACGAGGAACGTTGACGGTCACAAATTACAGATTATATTTCAAGAGCATGGAACGG GACCCCCCATTTGTTCTAGATGCTTCTCTTGGAGTGATAAGTAGAGTAGAAAAAATTGGTGGTGCATCTAGCCGAGGAGAAAACTCTTATGGCCTGGAGACTGTGTGCAAG GATATCAGGAATTTACGATTTGCTCATAAACCAGAGGGGCGAACAAGAAGATCCATATTTGAGAATCTAATGAAATATGCATTTCCTGTGTCTAATGGCTTG CCTCTTTTTGCTTTTGAGTATAAAGAAGTATTCCCTGAAAATGGGTGGAAACTGTATGACCCCCTTCTAGAATATAGAAGACAG GGAATTCCAAATGAAAGTTGGAGAATAACAAAGATAAATGAACGCTATGAACTTTGTGACACGTACCCTGCCCTCTTGGTTGTGCCTGCAAACATCCCTGATGAGGAGCTAAAGAGAGTGGCGTCTTTCAGGTCCCGGGGCCGGATCCCA GTTTTATCATGGATTCATCCTGAGAGTCAAGCCACAGTCACTCGCTGCAGCCAGCCCATGGTGGGGGTGAGTGGCAAGCGCAGCAAAGAGGACGAGAAGTACCTGCAGGCCATCATGGACTCCAATGCCCAGTCTCACAAAATGTTCATATTTGATGCTCGGCCAAGTGTCAATGCTGTTGCCAATAAG GCAAAGGGGGGAGGTTATGAAAGTGAAGATGCCTATCAAAATGCAGAACTCGTTTTTCTGGATATTCACAATATTCATGTTATGAGAGAATCATTACGAAAGCTTAAGGAGATTGTGTACCCCAACATTGAGGAAACTCACTGGTTGTCTAATTTGGAATCTACACACTGGCTGGAACACATTAAG CTCATTCTCGCAGGGGCTCTTAGGATTGCTGACAAGGTAGAGTCAGGGAAGACGTCCGTGGTGGTGCACTGCAGTGATGGCTGGGATCGCACAGCTCAGCTCACTTCCCTGGCCATGCTCATGTTGGATGGATACTACCGAACCATTCGAGGATTTGAAGTTCTGGTGGAGAAAGAGTGGCTAAGCTTTGGACATCGATTCCAGCTA AGAGTCGGCCATGGAGATAAGAACCATGCAGACGCAGACAGATCACCTGTTTTCCTTCAGTTTATTGACTGTGTCTGGCAGATGACAAGACAG TTCCCTACTGCATTTGAATTCAATGAATATTTCCTCATTACCATCCTGGACCACTTGTACAGCTGTTTATTTGGGACATTCCTCTGTAACAGCGAACAGCAGAGGGGGAAAGAG GAACCTATCCACAACAGATACAAAGAACTTCTTGCCAAAAGAGCAGAGCTTCAGAGAAAAGTAGAGGAACTTCAGAGAGAAATTTCCAACCGCTCAACCTCCTCTTCAGagagagccagctctcctgcacaGTGTGTGACTCCTGTCCAAACTGTTGTATGA
- the Mtmr2 gene encoding myotubularin-related protein 2 isoform X1 produces the protein MEKSSSCESLGAQPPAARPPSEDSLSSASTSQSENSVHTKSASAVSSDSISTSADNFSPDLRVLRESNKLAEMEEPTLLPGENIKDMAKDVTYICPFTGAVRGTLTVTNYRLYFKSMERDPPFVLDASLGVISRVEKIGGASSRGENSYGLETVCKDIRNLRFAHKPEGRTRRSIFENLMKYAFPVSNGLPLFAFEYKEVFPENGWKLYDPLLEYRRQGIPNESWRITKINERYELCDTYPALLVVPANIPDEELKRVASFRSRGRIPVLSWIHPESQATVTRCSQPMVGVSGKRSKEDEKYLQAIMDSNAQSHKMFIFDARPSVNAVANKAKGGGYESEDAYQNAELVFLDIHNIHVMRESLRKLKEIVYPNIEETHWLSNLESTHWLEHIKLILAGALRIADKVESGKTSVVVHCSDGWDRTAQLTSLAMLMLDGYYRTIRGFEVLVEKEWLSFGHRFQLRVGHGDKNHADADRSPVFLQFIDCVWQMTRQFPTAFEFNEYFLITILDHLYSCLFGTFLCNSEQQRGKENLPKRTVSLWSYINSQLEDFTNPLYGSYSNHVLYPVASMRHLELWVGYYIRWNPRMKPQEPIHNRYKELLAKRAELQRKVEELQREISNRSTSSSERASSPAQCVTPVQTVV, from the exons TGCCTCCACTTCTCAGTCAGAGAACTCGGTGCACACGAAATCAGCGTCTGCCGTGTCTTCAGATTCCATTTCAACTTCTGCAGACAACTTTTCTCCCGATTTGAGG GTCCTGAGGGAGTCAAACAAATTAGCAGAAATGGAGGAACCAACCCTGCTTCCAGGAGAAAACATTAAAGACATGG CCAAAGATGTGACTTACATATGTCCCTTCACTGGTGCTGTACGAGGAACGTTGACGGTCACAAATTACAGATTATATTTCAAGAGCATGGAACGG GACCCCCCATTTGTTCTAGATGCTTCTCTTGGAGTGATAAGTAGAGTAGAAAAAATTGGTGGTGCATCTAGCCGAGGAGAAAACTCTTATGGCCTGGAGACTGTGTGCAAG GATATCAGGAATTTACGATTTGCTCATAAACCAGAGGGGCGAACAAGAAGATCCATATTTGAGAATCTAATGAAATATGCATTTCCTGTGTCTAATGGCTTG CCTCTTTTTGCTTTTGAGTATAAAGAAGTATTCCCTGAAAATGGGTGGAAACTGTATGACCCCCTTCTAGAATATAGAAGACAG GGAATTCCAAATGAAAGTTGGAGAATAACAAAGATAAATGAACGCTATGAACTTTGTGACACGTACCCTGCCCTCTTGGTTGTGCCTGCAAACATCCCTGATGAGGAGCTAAAGAGAGTGGCGTCTTTCAGGTCCCGGGGCCGGATCCCA GTTTTATCATGGATTCATCCTGAGAGTCAAGCCACAGTCACTCGCTGCAGCCAGCCCATGGTGGGGGTGAGTGGCAAGCGCAGCAAAGAGGACGAGAAGTACCTGCAGGCCATCATGGACTCCAATGCCCAGTCTCACAAAATGTTCATATTTGATGCTCGGCCAAGTGTCAATGCTGTTGCCAATAAG GCAAAGGGGGGAGGTTATGAAAGTGAAGATGCCTATCAAAATGCAGAACTCGTTTTTCTGGATATTCACAATATTCATGTTATGAGAGAATCATTACGAAAGCTTAAGGAGATTGTGTACCCCAACATTGAGGAAACTCACTGGTTGTCTAATTTGGAATCTACACACTGGCTGGAACACATTAAG CTCATTCTCGCAGGGGCTCTTAGGATTGCTGACAAGGTAGAGTCAGGGAAGACGTCCGTGGTGGTGCACTGCAGTGATGGCTGGGATCGCACAGCTCAGCTCACTTCCCTGGCCATGCTCATGTTGGATGGATACTACCGAACCATTCGAGGATTTGAAGTTCTGGTGGAGAAAGAGTGGCTAAGCTTTGGACATCGATTCCAGCTA AGAGTCGGCCATGGAGATAAGAACCATGCAGACGCAGACAGATCACCTGTTTTCCTTCAGTTTATTGACTGTGTCTGGCAGATGACAAGACAG TTCCCTACTGCATTTGAATTCAATGAATATTTCCTCATTACCATCCTGGACCACTTGTACAGCTGTTTATTTGGGACATTCCTCTGTAACAGCGAACAGCAGAGGGGGAAAGAG AATCTTCCTAAGAGGACAGTGTCATTGTGGTCCTACATAAACAGCCAGCTGGAAGATTTCACTAATCCTCTCTATGGGAGCTACTCCAATCATGTCCTTTACCCAGTAGCCAGCATGCGCCACCTAGAACTCTGGGTGGGATATTACATAAGGTGGAACCCCCGGATGAAACCACAG GAACCTATCCACAACAGATACAAAGAACTTCTTGCCAAAAGAGCAGAGCTTCAGAGAAAAGTAGAGGAACTTCAGAGAGAAATTTCCAACCGCTCAACCTCCTCTTCAGagagagccagctctcctgcacaGTGTGTGACTCCTGTCCAAACTGTTGTATGA
- the Mtmr2 gene encoding myotubularin-related protein 2 isoform X3 produces MEKSSSCESLGAQPPAARPPSEDSLSSASTSQSENSVHTKSASAVSSDSISTSADNFSPDLRVLRESNKLAEMEEPTLLPGENIKDMAKDVTYICPFTGAVRGTLTVTNYRLYFKSMERDPPFVLDASLGVISRVEKIGGASSRGENSYGLETVCKDIRNLRFAHKPEGRTRRSIFENLMKYAFPVSNGLPLFAFEYKEVFPENGWKLYDPLLEYRRQGIPNESWRITKINERYELCDTYPALLVVPANIPDEELKRVASFRSRGRIPVLSWIHPESQATVTRCSQPMVGVSGKRSKEDEKYLQAIMDSNAQSHKMFIFDARPSVNAVANKLILAGALRIADKVESGKTSVVVHCSDGWDRTAQLTSLAMLMLDGYYRTIRGFEVLVEKEWLSFGHRFQLRVGHGDKNHADADRSPVFLQFIDCVWQMTRQFPTAFEFNEYFLITILDHLYSCLFGTFLCNSEQQRGKENLPKRTVSLWSYINSQLEDFTNPLYGSYSNHVLYPVASMRHLELWVGYYIRWNPRMKPQEPIHNRYKELLAKRAELQRKVEELQREISNRSTSSSERASSPAQCVTPVQTVV; encoded by the exons TGCCTCCACTTCTCAGTCAGAGAACTCGGTGCACACGAAATCAGCGTCTGCCGTGTCTTCAGATTCCATTTCAACTTCTGCAGACAACTTTTCTCCCGATTTGAGG GTCCTGAGGGAGTCAAACAAATTAGCAGAAATGGAGGAACCAACCCTGCTTCCAGGAGAAAACATTAAAGACATGG CCAAAGATGTGACTTACATATGTCCCTTCACTGGTGCTGTACGAGGAACGTTGACGGTCACAAATTACAGATTATATTTCAAGAGCATGGAACGG GACCCCCCATTTGTTCTAGATGCTTCTCTTGGAGTGATAAGTAGAGTAGAAAAAATTGGTGGTGCATCTAGCCGAGGAGAAAACTCTTATGGCCTGGAGACTGTGTGCAAG GATATCAGGAATTTACGATTTGCTCATAAACCAGAGGGGCGAACAAGAAGATCCATATTTGAGAATCTAATGAAATATGCATTTCCTGTGTCTAATGGCTTG CCTCTTTTTGCTTTTGAGTATAAAGAAGTATTCCCTGAAAATGGGTGGAAACTGTATGACCCCCTTCTAGAATATAGAAGACAG GGAATTCCAAATGAAAGTTGGAGAATAACAAAGATAAATGAACGCTATGAACTTTGTGACACGTACCCTGCCCTCTTGGTTGTGCCTGCAAACATCCCTGATGAGGAGCTAAAGAGAGTGGCGTCTTTCAGGTCCCGGGGCCGGATCCCA GTTTTATCATGGATTCATCCTGAGAGTCAAGCCACAGTCACTCGCTGCAGCCAGCCCATGGTGGGGGTGAGTGGCAAGCGCAGCAAAGAGGACGAGAAGTACCTGCAGGCCATCATGGACTCCAATGCCCAGTCTCACAAAATGTTCATATTTGATGCTCGGCCAAGTGTCAATGCTGTTGCCAATAAG CTCATTCTCGCAGGGGCTCTTAGGATTGCTGACAAGGTAGAGTCAGGGAAGACGTCCGTGGTGGTGCACTGCAGTGATGGCTGGGATCGCACAGCTCAGCTCACTTCCCTGGCCATGCTCATGTTGGATGGATACTACCGAACCATTCGAGGATTTGAAGTTCTGGTGGAGAAAGAGTGGCTAAGCTTTGGACATCGATTCCAGCTA AGAGTCGGCCATGGAGATAAGAACCATGCAGACGCAGACAGATCACCTGTTTTCCTTCAGTTTATTGACTGTGTCTGGCAGATGACAAGACAG TTCCCTACTGCATTTGAATTCAATGAATATTTCCTCATTACCATCCTGGACCACTTGTACAGCTGTTTATTTGGGACATTCCTCTGTAACAGCGAACAGCAGAGGGGGAAAGAG AATCTTCCTAAGAGGACAGTGTCATTGTGGTCCTACATAAACAGCCAGCTGGAAGATTTCACTAATCCTCTCTATGGGAGCTACTCCAATCATGTCCTTTACCCAGTAGCCAGCATGCGCCACCTAGAACTCTGGGTGGGATATTACATAAGGTGGAACCCCCGGATGAAACCACAG GAACCTATCCACAACAGATACAAAGAACTTCTTGCCAAAAGAGCAGAGCTTCAGAGAAAAGTAGAGGAACTTCAGAGAGAAATTTCCAACCGCTCAACCTCCTCTTCAGagagagccagctctcctgcacaGTGTGTGACTCCTGTCCAAACTGTTGTATGA